Sequence from the Sander lucioperca isolate FBNREF2018 chromosome 16, SLUC_FBN_1.2, whole genome shotgun sequence genome:
TTACTTAACAAAACAGCAAATTCTTATTTCATTGTAACATGAATTTATAACATTACTGTTGGATAGGTTATCAAAAGGTAGTGCACAACACATGAGGCTTAGCAATTAAGACTACACATAATCAGTGGTATAAGCTGTGCAGATCACAGTGTGAGTGGCAAAGTGTAACGAAGGTTTACATCACCGAGTGCTGGGCAGCTGCAGGAAAGTGCTGGGAAATTTGATTAACAAAACAATGCACctacattagggctgggcaatatatcaatattgttTTGAAagtgtgatatgagactagatatcctCTTATATTgtaatactataatatgacataagtgttgtctttgtaaCGTGAGGGTTCGGTATGTGGTGGTGGATCACTCTCTATGAGAACAAACAGCAGGATGGAGACGGATGACTTTCTCCAGCGGTACTTTACTGAGCACcactcacaacaacaacacttcctTGTTCGGACCTTCCACGTGACTGatctaaccaatcagaagcgaGAACTTAGACTGAGGTAAACGTGAGGGAATCAGAGAGGTAGATTATAGAATATCCTGACTGTGTTAAATATGTAAACGTAAATATGTAACTAATAATTGTGtaacataaatatgtaaatgattAACTGACTAAACACTGTCAATACATTTCTAGTAAATTAactcaaatataaattatattaaattcTGAGCCTTACACCTTTCAACTATGAATTAACTCCACTTCTAAACCTTAcatcttttactggttttaaaggctgcattacagtaacttgatgtcattttctgaatttatcAGACTGTTCTagttgttctattatttgcctttacccacttagtcattatatcgacattgctgatgattatttatcccaaatctcattgtgtaaatatttagtgAAAGTAACGATTGTCAACcatacaatatcgtcgcaatatcgaaATTAAGATATttagtcaaaaatatcgtggtacttgattttctccatatcgcccagccctccTCACCTACAGTAAAATAGTAGCATTTGTGAATTATATAACACAAAAGATGATTATTATTCATTTGAGACAAAGACTGGTTAAAGCCTGACAACACAGGGTCCAATTTACTTTACCTTCAACCAAATGTCAAAGTTGAATCTGATTTTAACTTTTGGTTAAACTGTGAGGTGAACAATCAACTGCCAACAATTGACTTAAGTCAACTGTAGCTAATAAACATTATCTTAGTGAGTTGGCCAAACTACAAAATGAAGCTCCTATCTGGTTAATGTCTCTGGAGAAAGACACACTATTCTGTATCATTTTGATGTTTGCAAATGTAGAGTAAACGGTACTTTCACAGTTCAAAAAGACCAACGGTGTGATGAGTCTATAAACAATCTATTGTCAGTGAATGACAGCTGGCAGAGTATTTTCAGTATGGAGGTGCATCATGGGATACAATGGCAGTACCTTGGAAGCTGTGTTTATTGATTCCTCTCAGTCTGTTCTCGCTGATCTTCAGCTCCTGCAGGGTGGGTGGAAGGTTAGCGGGCACGTCTTCTAGAAGATTCCCATCCAAGTACAGGCGCCTTAGCATCTTCagaccctgacacacacacacacagaggtaatGGTGATACTGGGAAGTTGACTGCCCCCCCTTCATAccacaaatatttccaaaaaatgCCTGTACATCTCTTTGGCCTGTTTATAGTTTTACAGCTATTAGTTAATAcccattttaaaaaacaatcacaggtttatttaaaggcacagtttgtAGGATTTAGTGGCATCTAGCGGTGAGGTTAAAGATTGCAACCAACTGAAACTTCTCCTGTGTGCCAAGCGTGTAGGAGAACTATGGTGGctgatgcaaacacacaaatggcCCTCTCTATAGCTAGTGTTTGGTCTGTCCgttctgggctactgtagaaacatggcaGTGCAACATGGCTGACCCGCTCCTTATGTAGATATAAACGGCTCATTCTAAGGTAATGAAAACACAATGATTCCTATTTTCAAGTATTTAGAAACATTAAGTGATTTGTTATTCCGTTATTTGTCTTGTTGGTCTATGTGACACCTAAACATCTTTGGGAATATTGTTGTCATTATGTCACAGAAATTCTCACTTCTTTCTGGTTGATTGTATTACTTCAGATGTTCAGTATATCGGGTTTACACGCTTGCCTTCACACTTTGGTCGCCTTTAGAGAAACACTAGAATTGAGAATTGGCAGATGGTTGGAAGACAAGTTGGGTTTTATTCTGAAGGGCTGCATTGGTTTAGTGTCTTACTTTGAAGGCTTTAGCATCAATGCCGGCagatgtgattttgtttttcttcagatCGATCCATTCAAGGTTAGGGATGCCATTGAAGGCTTCTGCTGGGATGCTGCTGATGTTGTTGCCTGCAGGTCAGAAGAGTTTCAGTCAGTTTACACTGAGAGCATGTGTTTTCAAATTGGTGACTGTGATTCTCAGGTtgcttgtgttttatttaattgcattttttgTTTCTAAATGCAACTTATAGGATTAGGTTCCATTTGATTGAATAAAATGGCAGAATTTGCTGCAAGTGTCTCTCCTCACTCTTTTTATTAGCGATGAAACAGGTAAGCTGATCGTGTCACATCAGTTTTTGGAGTCCGAATCTCCAACTTAAACTTCCATTCTTTTCAGATGAATAATTTAAAGTATGAGTCTGGTGTTTTTCTAcagtatatttttcttattgtcaacaaatcccatgggCAGACGAGGGCTGTCACCTAAATTCTGATGATTCAATTAATCATGTCCTCATGTTTGAGTAACGTTTGCTAATAAATTACAGTGCCCAGCTTTTTTAGGAAACTACTGAACCTTTAAAAAGAAACTATACATCTTTGAGCCGTAGATGTATAGCAGACGGAcgaacacattgttggttttggtctttttgtgAGATTTGTTGTTAATAAGGAAACTAAAGAATGATTCCAGACTCATCTATTAAGCAACTTAATAGTTCTGAATTAGGACCTCcaatatttggaaaaaaaagtagCTAATAAAAATGTGTGCAAAATTTAGTAGGCTGCACTTAATcagaattaaaaaagaaaagaaaatctcaaCTACAAACTATAAATACAATGCTCAGACGAGTGACATATGTGTTAAAGTGGTAAAGATTGTTCTGCATGTTGCAGTGTGTGGAGCTCTCTGGCACTACCTTCTCCTTCTCTGGTCTTGGTGCTGACTTACCCTCCAGACTGAGAGACCTGAGCTCCGGTATGGCCAGAGGAGGGAAGTAGATGAGTTTGGCGTTCTCGCATGTCAGGGTGACATCAGAGATGTAGCAGCCTGGAGGGAGGCCTCCTCTGTTTACTACTAccacctccctctcctctccttcctcctccacctctgctTCCATCTCCTTCAGCTCATCCTCTGTGGCAGCAGGAGGTCTTGGGATGGGAGCAGGGAAGAGGTCTGGTTTCTCAGGTTCCTCAGGTCCTTTTGGGGGCATCTCAAACACATCTCCTCTCAGCCACAGCGCCTCCTCTActtcctcctgctgctcctcttcctcctcctcctcctcctcctccaccagagCCAGTAGTTCTTCCCTCAGCATCTCCTCCTGCCTCCACCTTTCCTCCTCTAGCTTCCTTTCCTTCTCCCTTGCTTCTCTCTCCGCTGCCTCTTTGCGTTTCCTGTCTTCCTCCTCTTGTCTCCTTTTCTCCACCTGCCGCCTCATCTCCTCCTCCATAAGCCTCCTccactcctcctcttctttctccaCCTGCAGCTTTAgcgcctcctcttcctccctcctcctctcctccactaTCTTCCTTTGTTTCTCTGCCTGCTCCTTCcgctgcttcctcctcttcttcctggcCTCATCCTTCTTCCTTAGGCGCTCCTCCTCCTGGCggtgctcctcttcctcccgcCAGAGGATTCGCTGGATCTCCTCCTGGGTGAGCGGGCTCACAGGCTTGCCGGGATCGTTGCCAACTGGGGAGTCACCAGAAAGGTCAAGGCTGAGGTCAGGGTCTAGGGTGGGTGTAGGGTGGTGCggggcagccaatcagagggcaGGAGGTGGTCgagaggaaagaaaaaggtGATGGTATAGAAATAAGGAAGGTAAGAACGGGATAGAAATAAGAGTAGAGAAGacaaaagagaaagaaggaaaggagaaagtagaaaaataaaactaaaagagAATGATACAGGATGGAGATTAAAGTTGTTGAGGACAGACAAACAAGaggtggacagacagacaaacggctgtgtgttagtgttgtagacacacatgcagacagaccaGCTTGTTGTAGCTACAGAGCAGACGGCTGCTGTAGACCAGTCTGGACCAGATCCCATTGAACTGCTCTTGTATGACCACAGTCAGGTAAAGCTGGTCTTTTTGTGTTCACATATGTTGGTGCCAGCTGGTACTgaatttaaattgaataaaacgatcttatatatatatatatatatatatatatatatatatatacacacactcacctaaaggattattaggaacaccatattaataccgtgtttgaccctatcctatcaatatgggccaacatttctacagaatgcttccagcaccttgttgaatcaatgacacaaagaattaagaaagttctgaaggcgaaagggatcccccacaccattacaccaccaccagcctgcccagtgtttacgccaaattctgactctaccatctgaatgtctcaacagaaatcgagactcatcataccaggcaacatttttacagtcttcaactgtccaattttggtgagcttgtgcaaattgtagcctcattttcctatttttagtggaggtGAGTGGTACtcgtggggtcttctgctggtgtagcccattcgcctcaaggttgtgtgtgtgttgtggcttccaaatgcttggctgcatacctcggttgtaacgagtggttatttgagtcaaagttgatcttctatcagctggaattagttggcccattctcctctgacctctagcatcaacaaggcgttttcgtccacaggactgccgcatactggatgtttttcctttttcagaccattctttgtaaaccctagaaatggttgtgcatgaaaatcccagtaactgagcagactGGAAAATACTCAatccagcccgtctggcaccaacaaccatgccacgctcaaagttgcttagatcacctttctttcccattctgacattcagtttggagttcaggagattgtctagacctggaccacacccctaaatgcattgaagcagcttccaagtgattggttgattagataatttcattaacgtgaaatttaacaggtgttcctaataatcctttaggtgtgtgtgtgtgtgtatatatatatatatatatatatgaacgtgtgaatattttagacCAACCTTAGCTCACTTGTCTAACACTTAATGCTGTTTTATAGTCATAAAACTGTGTGCCAAAAGGGACACTTTGTCTGAGAATACCTCAGTGTCACTTGATGGACCAACACTTTTCTTAAAGTAATAAGAAAAGTATAAAACAGATCTTAGTGTTATTCTTTTACAGTTGACTCCACACATACTGTGCAGTACAGCAGACATAGTTAATACATAGTGTACTTATACAGATATGTACATGTTTCTATAGTTACTGCTACCATGTCAGATGCTGTATTCCACCTACAAAATGTCTTTGAGAGGTTTCCTCCTGCTTCACCtccatacatgcacacagtgactTTGCAGTGTATGACTGTGAACAATGAGTTTATTACTGTCAATTCAACTACTGCCGTTTTTTCCTACATAATTTCACAAAGGTTATATGGACAAAttgtttacaataaataaatatatggaGCTGATCAGCAAAGCATTGATCACAGAGCCTGACATATGCACTATATTGAGCTACCACACAGCCATACCCTCATTATActaccgtttaagtgtggtgctattttgagccttgttattGGTAGAAAATAGTGATACCCCATGCCCcaaaagctagcgttagcggcTAACCACCagttttgcggtagcttgttaaaagctagagactcattagattagcatgaaaacagatcccagagaacgttcgactaggtacacatatgttattaacccctaggttcattttacgccggaattgtcctttaaagcagGCGTCTCTTCCTCACCAAGTTTCGTACAAAACTAAAACTCCAGATCAAGAAATGATATCAGCTATTGTCCAATCGGAGCTAACGGGAGTTTCCTTCTTGGGTTATTGAACAATTTCCACCCATTACTTTTGTCATTTGTGCAGTTTATGgcacaactatatatatatatatatatatatatatatatatatatatatatatatatatatatatatatatatatatatatatatatatggcccTATAAACTCACAATAATGTTGCTTGGCAACTTGTCTATATATCTTTGTATGTACATATGAGGCAATGACTCCTTTGTTAGAGATTTTTAACTTTTATATGCTCTAAACTAATAACTGCATTTTAACTTTATCCTTGGCTCGGTGCAAGTGTACCTGAAGTTAGCCCGAGTGGCTTCCCCTTTTTCTACATTTGACCATAAAGTTTGACTTCAAGAGCACCTTGATTCACCTGGAGTTTACAACTTTTCAACCGTGAGCACctggtttctttttctttttacacctttgtattttttgtagATTCAGATGTACTGTACCTCCAGTTTTCATCAAGGCGAGATTGAATTGACAGTAAAGTGAAACCTATCCTGGACATGTTGAAAACATGTAGTATCTTCCAATAATACAGACATGTTAAAACTTTCACAACATGTGTTGAATTGATCCAAAATGTGCTAAACACATTTTATAAAGCCATGATGGAACAGGAAGCAACATGCCGAGGCCTCAGAGATGGaaacaaaatatttaatttaatttcttcCATGAGACGTGATGAGTAATATAACTTGAATGATGAAGACTTTAACTCCAAAATGAGACTTCTACTTGATCAAATGAACCTGTTGGAAAGCTGAGGGTAGATGTAGATCTAATTATGATTTCCAGTAAAACTTGTGTTTTCTTATGATTTTTAAAGTGTTGAAAGAAAATCCTTCAAATATTGGTCCTGACTGTCAAACATTGCTCATCTCTGTTGCCTCTTGATGTTGCACCATGGCGTTTCCACATGTTGTGTTTCTACCTGACTCCATGCAGACGGGGCAGCACTCCCCAGCAGGGGTGAAGGGGAAATGGCAGTGTACTACGGGACAGGTGATCTCGTCACAAACCACTCGCCCTCCGGTACACAGACAAGTCACACAGGGCTTAGGAGACCAGACAGCCTGGTTGAACATGGTCAGACCCCGGTACACACACTGGCCCTGCTTACCTGAAACAACAGACACATCACAGTCAGTTCAGTAGTTCATTATAGTTCAAGATCGTTATTGGTTTCACAGTGGGTGAAATATGAAGAGGGTAAAAGTAATTTGGTTATTGTTGAATTATGACCGAGTCTATACGCGAGTCTATTTAACATCAGTAATACGTCAATGAAAGCCAGCGTGATGTGGATAAAATGAAAGGCCTTCATACGTATAGGCTACTCCCACACCAACAGCAGGCACAATCAtggttctctttatttataataGTTCGCCTGTTCGTGTAGGCAGATGTGTTTACACATGCAGTTGCCGCAAACAGCGATCAGTGGATGgcaaaaaaaagtataatttgACGCTACTATTCTTATTTCCACCGAAGGAACAGCTGTCATTGAGCACAACAGACAGAATTGAATCACTGAACAAATCAGAAATGTAGGCAGAGATTAGAGGTCTAGAACAAGGCAAATTTAAACCTGCGGGGTTACAGCTTTAACCTAACATCCAGGACAACAACCGAACTGTTTGGACCCttgtcatcctcctcctcctcagcagcAGCCCTGCTGCTGTAATTGCTGTATGCGTCTAGTCAAATCTAAAGCCTGTACTTTACCATCAGAAAAAGACAAAGCAGTTATTTGTAGGGTTTCCACTCCTCCCTCTGCATTAACTCCACCTTTTAACATCAGACCTGGGACAGGACGAGGCTGTGACTGGTTGTGAGTCAGTAGGAAAAACTGTAAACTACTATGATACAGCAGCAAGAGGCTCTTTGTTTCTATTTTAAGTCCGTCCTGTCTGTCATCTATCCTTTCTAATGGTATGCTCTTTGTTACATCCATAGAAACACAGGTAGTTAAGAGGCTCAGGTTATTTCTCTTAAATACCATCTCTCCTATTTCTGTCCTTTTTACTGAGAGGAGTGTGACTGTCACCCTGTCATCTCTGCTGGAGCACATACTTTAgagcttttcttttctctgtaaaATATTGTCTTGCTGTTGTAGAATATCTGTATTGTCTAGTAAATTGCAGGGTtttgtttaaataataataGCAACCATCAGACTCTGCTGTGACACCATTATTCTATGTTGATCACTGCATATTTCCATGAGTTTTTCTACTTGCAGTGAAAAAAATTGTTGATTCATTGATTGACAATGATTGACAATGACAtaatttttaaagcaaaaacacAGATAAGTCTATGTTTCAACCTTCAATGTGACAATGTTTCTGCTTTTCTTACTTGTATGTCATTATAAACTGAATAcctttttggactgttggtcggccAAACCTAAGCACTGAAACTTAGGAGCCCCCAAAGTCAAAATTTTTATCTTTCTGTGCATTAGCTAATATAAACTAAAAGTAAATGGCGTaatttttagttttaaaaaaaaaagtcagaacaaAGGTCAGATGCAATGAAGACTGTTGAAAAGGCTGATCTAAATATGTAATTCCAGTAAATGCTGATTAAGGGGGGAGGCACCAATGC
This genomic interval carries:
- the ecm2 gene encoding extracellular matrix protein 2 isoform X3, yielding MRWWLVVASLWLLVVLTVSDAQAKIRHRNQNGEIRRGKRKRDGQGPGRARAGHSRPPKIRLVPGPGIPVVPGEKQENTLFLESYKNLQEQHSSYNVIPGKQGQCVYRGLTMFNQAVWSPKPCVTCLCTGGRVVCDEITCPVVHCHFPFTPAGECCPVCMESVGNDPGKPVSPLTQEEIQRILWREEEEHRQEEERLRKKDEARKKRRKQRKEQAEKQRKIVEERRREEEEALKLQVEKEEEEWRRLMEEEMRRQVEKRRQEEEDRKRKEAAEREAREKERKLEEERWRQEEMLREELLALVEEEEEEEEEEQQEEVEEALWLRGDVFEMPPKGPEEPEKPDLFPAPIPRPPAATEDELKEMEAEVEEEGEEREVVVVNRGGLPPGCYISDVTLTCENAKLIYFPPLAIPELRSLSLEGNNISSIPAEAFNGIPNLEWIDLKKNKITSAGIDAKAFKGLKMLRRLYLDGNLLEDVPANLPPTLQELKISENRLRGINKHSFQDLSSLVILELEGNLLSEGNVDPLAFAPLKQLSYLRLGRNHFRIIPQGLPISLLELYLENNLIEEISETVFNQTHSLNVVSLRHNRLEENRIAPLAWINHRNLESIDLSHNHLYLVPSYLPRSLVHLVLVGNNIERIPGYVFAHMDPGLEYLYLSYNKLDGEAIEPESFFGSYESMVELCLDHNQLVSVPSGINEMTNLHFLRLNNNMIRSIPDEGICDPNHSGDTTLVALRLENNYIDPQKISPIAFSCVRSSSSVVLKPQKTK
- the ecm2 gene encoding extracellular matrix protein 2 isoform X1; translation: MRWWLVVASLWLLVVLTVSDAQAKIRHRNQNGEIRRGKRKRDGQGPGRARAGHSRPPKIRLVPGPGIPVVPGEKQENTLFLESYKNLQEQHSSYNVIPGKQGQCVYRGLTMFNQAVWSPKPCVTCLCTGGRVVCDEITCPVVHCHFPFTPAGECCPVCMESDPDLSLDLSGDSPVGNDPGKPVSPLTQEEIQRILWREEEEHRQEEERLRKKDEARKKRRKQRKEQAEKQRKIVEERRREEEEALKLQVEKEEEEWRRLMEEEMRRQVEKRRQEEEDRKRKEAAEREAREKERKLEEERWRQEEMLREELLALVEEEEEEEEEEQQEEVEEALWLRGDVFEMPPKGPEEPEKPDLFPAPIPRPPAATEDELKEMEAEVEEEGEEREVVVVNRGGLPPGCYISDVTLTCENAKLIYFPPLAIPELRSLSLEGNNISSIPAEAFNGIPNLEWIDLKKNKITSAGIDAKAFKGLKMLRRLYLDGNLLEDVPANLPPTLQELKISENRLRGINKHSFQDLSSLVILELEGNLLSEGNVDPLAFAPLKQLSYLRLGRNHFRIIPQGLPISLLELYLENNLIEEISETVFNQTHSLNVVSLRHNRLEENRIAPLAWINHRNLESIDLSHNHLYLVPSYLPRSLVHLVLVGNNIERIPGYVFAHMDPGLEYLYLSYNKLDGEAIEPESFFGSYESMVELCLDHNQLVSVPSGINEMTNLHFLRLNNNMIRSIPDEGICDPNHSGDTTLVALRLENNYIDPQKISPIAFSCVRSSSSVVLKPQKTK
- the ecm2 gene encoding extracellular matrix protein 2 isoform X2, whose translation is MRWWLVVASLWLLVVLTVSDAQAKIRHRNQNGEIRRGKRKRDGQGPGRARAGHSRPPKIRLVPGPGIPVVPGEKQENTLFLESYKNLQEQHSSYNVIPGKQGQCVYRGLTMFNQAVWSPKPCVTCLCTGGRVVCDEITCPVVHCHFPFTPAGECCPVCMESDPDLSLDLSGDSPVGNDPGKPVSPLTQEEIQRILWREEEEHRQEEERLRKKDEARKKRRKQRKEQAEKQRKIVEERRREEEEALKLQVEKEEEEWRRLMEEEDRKRKEAAEREAREKERKLEEERWRQEEMLREELLALVEEEEEEEEEEQQEEVEEALWLRGDVFEMPPKGPEEPEKPDLFPAPIPRPPAATEDELKEMEAEVEEEGEEREVVVVNRGGLPPGCYISDVTLTCENAKLIYFPPLAIPELRSLSLEGNNISSIPAEAFNGIPNLEWIDLKKNKITSAGIDAKAFKGLKMLRRLYLDGNLLEDVPANLPPTLQELKISENRLRGINKHSFQDLSSLVILELEGNLLSEGNVDPLAFAPLKQLSYLRLGRNHFRIIPQGLPISLLELYLENNLIEEISETVFNQTHSLNVVSLRHNRLEENRIAPLAWINHRNLESIDLSHNHLYLVPSYLPRSLVHLVLVGNNIERIPGYVFAHMDPGLEYLYLSYNKLDGEAIEPESFFGSYESMVELCLDHNQLVSVPSGINEMTNLHFLRLNNNMIRSIPDEGICDPNHSGDTTLVALRLENNYIDPQKISPIAFSCVRSSSSVVLKPQKTK